A portion of the Micromonospora vinacea genome contains these proteins:
- a CDS encoding DUF6959 family protein: MNEEQAQVLSRGTNCAVVQLPGRAFPGIHVQGDTFAALLTQLADAARLLRQDRDHRGALDDLDHAVREVEGLLSFYQATLSERGIRRPY, translated from the coding sequence ATGAACGAGGAGCAGGCGCAGGTGCTGTCCCGTGGTACGAACTGTGCCGTCGTGCAGCTGCCAGGCAGGGCGTTTCCCGGAATCCACGTGCAGGGCGACACGTTCGCTGCCCTGTTGACGCAGCTGGCGGACGCGGCCCGCCTACTGCGCCAAGACCGCGACCACCGCGGCGCTCTCGACGACTTGGACCACGCCGTCCGAGAGGTGGAGGGCCTGCTCAGCTTCTACCAAGCGACGCTTTCGGAGCGAGGGATCCGGCGGCCGTACTGA
- a CDS encoding RNA polymerase subunit sigma-70, with product MSADTRLEELGVSGLGEVDEPEFSGLAQRHRRELHVHCYRMLGSFEDAEDTVQETFLRAWRRRETFEGRSTFRAWLYRIATNACLDLLAKRRPEPASGGEVLWLQPYPDRLLDELPAGDADEPETVAVARETIELAYLVAVQHLAPRPRAVLILRDVLGWPAKDVAELLGDSVNSVNSALQRARAGMREHLPAERQDWTGGEEDAGTRELVRRFTDASVATNVDVLAGMLRDDVRYSMPPTPGLYVGRDAVVNSWVEDGFDGMTGLRAVPTSVNRQPAVAFYHWRKQEGAYLPLTIDVLRITGGKITEVFIFHDDQFPRLGLPERLPADGTE from the coding sequence ATGAGTGCGGACACGCGGCTGGAGGAGCTGGGCGTGAGCGGTCTGGGCGAGGTCGACGAGCCGGAGTTCTCGGGGCTGGCGCAACGGCACCGGCGGGAACTGCACGTGCACTGCTACCGGATGCTCGGGTCGTTCGAGGACGCCGAGGACACCGTGCAGGAGACGTTCCTGCGGGCCTGGCGGCGGCGGGAGACGTTCGAGGGGCGGTCGACGTTCCGGGCCTGGCTGTACCGGATCGCCACCAACGCCTGCCTGGACCTGCTCGCCAAGCGCCGCCCGGAGCCGGCGAGCGGTGGCGAGGTGCTGTGGTTGCAGCCCTACCCGGATCGGCTGCTCGACGAGCTGCCCGCGGGCGACGCGGACGAGCCGGAGACCGTCGCCGTCGCGCGGGAGACGATCGAGCTGGCGTACCTGGTCGCGGTCCAGCACCTCGCGCCGCGTCCGCGGGCCGTGCTGATCCTGCGGGACGTGCTCGGCTGGCCGGCGAAGGACGTCGCGGAGCTGCTCGGGGACTCGGTCAACTCGGTCAACAGCGCCCTGCAGCGGGCTCGCGCCGGCATGCGGGAGCACCTGCCCGCCGAGCGGCAGGACTGGACCGGCGGCGAGGAGGACGCCGGCACGCGCGAGCTGGTGCGCCGCTTCACCGACGCCAGCGTGGCCACGAACGTCGACGTGCTCGCCGGCATGCTGCGGGACGACGTCCGCTACTCGATGCCGCCCACGCCGGGCCTGTACGTCGGCCGCGACGCTGTGGTGAACAGCTGGGTCGAGGATGGCTTCGATGGCATGACGGGCCTGCGCGCGGTCCCCACCTCGGTGAACCGCCAGCCCGCCGTCGCCTTCTACCACTGGCGCAAGCAGGAGGGCGCGTACCTGCCGTTGACGATCGACGTCCTGCGCATCACCGGCGGCAAAATCACCGAGGTCTTCATCTTCCACGACGACCAGTTCCCGCGGCTCGGGCTGCCGGAGCGCCTGCCGGCGGACGGCACGGAGTAG
- a CDS encoding fumarylacetoacetate hydrolase family protein: MRLMRVGPVGRERPVLYVDGRHFDLSPLTADIDGEFLAGDGVRRVREATDLPEIDVTGQRVGAPIARPGVVLCVGQNYAAHAAESGAAPPTDPIIFYKAPNTVIGPYDEVLIPRGSTKTDWEVELAVVIGRTARYLASPADALGHIAGYVLSNDVSERDFQLAVSGGQWSKGKSCETFQPLGPWLVTADEIGDPQALRLRSWVNGEPRQDSSTKDMIFDVAYLIWHLSQYTVLDPGDVINTGTPQGVALSGRFPYLAVGDVMEVEIDGLGRQRNTLRDA; encoded by the coding sequence GTGAGACTCATGCGTGTCGGGCCCGTGGGGCGGGAACGTCCCGTTCTGTACGTCGATGGGCGGCACTTCGACCTCTCGCCGCTCACCGCCGACATCGACGGCGAGTTCCTCGCCGGCGACGGCGTCCGGCGGGTCCGCGAGGCCACCGACCTGCCCGAGATCGACGTCACCGGTCAGCGGGTCGGCGCACCGATCGCCCGGCCCGGCGTGGTGCTCTGCGTGGGGCAGAACTACGCGGCGCACGCCGCCGAGTCGGGCGCGGCGCCACCGACCGATCCGATCATCTTCTACAAGGCGCCCAACACCGTCATCGGCCCGTACGACGAGGTCCTGATCCCGCGCGGATCGACGAAGACCGACTGGGAGGTGGAGTTGGCGGTGGTGATCGGCCGGACGGCCCGCTACCTCGCCTCACCGGCCGACGCCCTCGGGCACATCGCCGGGTACGTGCTGTCCAACGACGTCTCCGAACGGGACTTCCAACTCGCGGTCTCCGGCGGCCAGTGGTCGAAGGGCAAGTCCTGCGAGACGTTCCAACCGCTCGGCCCGTGGCTGGTCACCGCCGACGAGATCGGCGACCCGCAGGCACTGCGGCTGCGCTCCTGGGTCAACGGCGAGCCCCGCCAGGACTCCAGCACCAAAGACATGATCTTCGACGTGGCGTACCTGATCTGGCACCTGTCCCAGTACACGGTCCTGGACCCGGGCGACGTCATCAACACCGGCACCCCGCAGGGGGTGGCGCTCTCCGGCCGGTTCCCGTACCTGGCCGTCGGCGACGTGATGGAGGTCGAGATCGACGGCCTCGGCCGGCAGCGCAACACGCTCCGGGACGCCTGA
- a CDS encoding enolase C-terminal domain-like protein gives MAVITSVDTYDVRFPTSRDLDGSDAMNPDPDYSAAYLVLSTDDGPDGHGFTFTIGRGNDVCRAAIDALVPYVVGLDPDTVDLGAFARSLTQDSQLRWLGPEKGVMHLAAAAVINAMWDLVAKRAGKPVWRYLADLSPEQIVDLVDWRYLTDALTPDEALEILRAAEPGRADRIARLTERGYPAYTTSPGWLGYSDDKVVRLARQAVADGFTQIKLKVGADAADDVRRLKIAREAVGPQIRIALDANQRWDVAEAVERMRELAPYDPWWIEEPTSPDDVLAHAAIRSALATSAPDGGPIRVATGEHVANRVVFKQLLQADAVDVVQIDACRVAGVNENVAILLLAVKYGVPVCPHAGGVGLCELVQHLSMFDFVAVSGSMRHRVVEYVDHLHEHFVDPVVIKDGHYVVPSAPGFSAAMRPESLANYAYPDGPAWV, from the coding sequence ATGGCGGTGATCACCTCGGTCGACACGTACGACGTCCGGTTCCCGACCTCGCGGGACCTCGACGGCTCCGACGCGATGAACCCCGACCCCGACTACTCGGCCGCGTACCTGGTGTTGAGCACCGACGACGGCCCGGACGGGCACGGATTCACCTTCACCATCGGGCGGGGCAACGACGTCTGCCGGGCGGCCATCGACGCGCTGGTGCCGTACGTGGTCGGCCTCGACCCGGACACCGTGGACCTCGGTGCGTTCGCCCGCTCGCTCACCCAGGACTCGCAGCTGCGCTGGCTCGGCCCGGAGAAGGGCGTGATGCACCTGGCTGCCGCAGCGGTCATCAACGCGATGTGGGACCTGGTCGCCAAGAGAGCGGGCAAGCCGGTCTGGCGCTACCTGGCCGACCTCAGCCCCGAGCAGATCGTCGACCTGGTCGACTGGCGATACCTCACCGACGCCCTCACTCCCGACGAGGCGTTGGAGATCCTGCGCGCCGCCGAGCCGGGCCGGGCCGACCGGATCGCCCGGCTGACCGAGCGGGGCTACCCCGCGTACACCACGTCACCCGGCTGGCTCGGCTACTCCGACGACAAGGTGGTCCGGCTGGCCCGGCAGGCCGTGGCCGACGGGTTCACGCAGATCAAGCTGAAGGTGGGCGCGGACGCCGCCGACGACGTGCGCCGCCTGAAGATCGCCCGCGAGGCGGTCGGCCCGCAGATCCGGATCGCGCTCGACGCCAACCAGCGCTGGGACGTCGCCGAGGCGGTCGAGCGGATGCGGGAGCTGGCGCCGTACGACCCGTGGTGGATCGAGGAGCCGACCAGCCCCGACGACGTGCTCGCCCACGCGGCGATCCGTTCCGCCCTGGCCACCAGCGCACCCGACGGCGGGCCGATCCGGGTCGCCACCGGCGAGCACGTCGCGAACCGGGTCGTGTTCAAACAGCTGCTCCAGGCCGACGCCGTCGACGTCGTGCAGATCGACGCGTGCCGGGTGGCGGGCGTGAACGAGAACGTCGCCATCCTGCTGCTGGCCGTGAAGTACGGGGTGCCGGTATGCCCGCACGCCGGGGGAGTCGGCCTGTGCGAGCTGGTGCAACACCTGTCGATGTTCGACTTCGTGGCGGTGTCCGGTTCGATGCGACACCGGGTCGTCGAGTACGTCGACCACCTGCACGAGCACTTCGTCGACCCGGTGGTGATCAAGGACGGGCACTACGTGGTGCCCAGCGCCCCGGGGTTCTCCGCCGCGATGCGTCCGGAGAGCCTCGCCAACTACGCGTACCCGGACGGGCCGGCATGGGTCTGA
- a CDS encoding SDR family NAD(P)-dependent oxidoreductase has product MRCDGLVAVVTGGGSGIGLACVRAFAAAGARVGVLDLELAGLPEDPGVLGVRADVAERSSLSAAVASVAEAFGGIDILVNNAGISAVGTVEEDDDEQWSRVLDVNVSGVARTSAVALPYLRRSSSAAIVNISSIAATVGLPKRALYSASKGAVHALTLAMAADLVTEGVRVNCVAPGTVDTPWVARLLAGAADPTAEKRQLAARQPTGRLVTADEVAAAVVYLASPATGSVTGSSLPVDGGMSGLRLPARVPPAVDTAEPGA; this is encoded by the coding sequence ATGCGGTGTGACGGCCTCGTGGCGGTGGTGACCGGAGGCGGGTCGGGGATCGGGCTTGCCTGCGTGCGGGCGTTCGCCGCCGCCGGTGCCCGGGTGGGTGTCCTGGACCTGGAACTGGCCGGGTTGCCGGAGGATCCCGGCGTACTCGGCGTCCGGGCGGACGTGGCCGAACGGTCCAGCCTCAGCGCGGCCGTCGCCTCGGTCGCGGAGGCGTTCGGCGGCATCGACATCCTGGTGAACAACGCCGGCATCTCGGCCGTGGGCACCGTGGAGGAGGACGACGACGAGCAGTGGAGCCGGGTACTCGACGTCAACGTCTCCGGCGTGGCCCGAACCAGCGCCGTCGCCCTGCCGTACCTGCGCCGGTCGTCGTCCGCCGCGATCGTCAACATCTCCTCGATCGCGGCGACCGTCGGCCTGCCCAAACGCGCCCTGTACTCGGCGTCGAAGGGCGCCGTGCACGCCCTCACCCTCGCCATGGCCGCCGACCTGGTGACCGAGGGTGTCCGGGTCAACTGTGTCGCCCCCGGCACCGTCGACACGCCCTGGGTGGCCCGCCTGCTCGCCGGCGCGGCCGACCCGACCGCCGAGAAGCGGCAGTTGGCCGCCCGGCAGCCGACCGGCCGCCTGGTGACCGCCGACGAGGTGGCCGCCGCCGTCGTCTACCTCGCCTCGCCCGCGACCGGGTCGGTGACCGGTTCGTCGCTGCCGGTGGACGGCGGCATGTCCGGCCTGCGCCTACCCGCCCGGGTCCCGCCCGCGGTCGATACTGCCGAACCGGGCGCGTGA
- a CDS encoding sugar ABC transporter ATP-binding protein, protein MSVVLSAEKLVKTFPGVRALDEATLTLTAGSVHALLGENGAGKSTLIKILTGVYRPDGGQLRLPGPDGELRAVQLGNPQDAQRAGIGVVHQERNLIPAFSVAENICLQHLPRRAGLLDRAALRTEARRCLDLLDLDLDPDLPVSRLSVAQLQLVEIAKALSADSTVLLLDEPTASLTNDEADRLYGIVRRLSERGHATVLVSHKLEEVFAVADTVTVLRDGRSVAEAEPLADHTREEIVDLMVGRAYQQVHLAARTVAADVEPALALDAVATTAGHHDVSLAVRPGEIVGLYGLVGAGRSELAKALLGLDRITAGEVRVHGRPAQIRDVGDALHRYRIGYVTENRKEEGLFLDQTVARNTAVTVWRKLARLGLVRDRSERLLVDEYADRLGIRLASPDQHAGQLSGGNQQKVSLAKWLAADCDVLIIDEPTVGIDVRTKAAFHELIAGLAARGMAILLISSDLPEMVTLADRIAVMREFAIVGELDNDHDYDRMSQSVIRFIHDGQGVVA, encoded by the coding sequence ATGAGCGTCGTGCTGTCCGCCGAGAAACTGGTCAAGACGTTCCCAGGAGTACGCGCCCTGGACGAGGCGACGCTGACCCTGACCGCCGGCAGCGTGCACGCGCTGCTCGGCGAGAACGGCGCCGGCAAGAGCACCCTGATCAAGATCCTGACCGGGGTGTACCGACCGGACGGTGGGCAGTTGCGGCTGCCCGGGCCCGACGGCGAGCTGCGCGCGGTGCAGCTGGGCAACCCGCAGGACGCCCAGCGGGCCGGCATCGGTGTCGTGCACCAGGAGCGGAACCTGATCCCGGCGTTCAGCGTCGCCGAGAACATCTGCCTGCAACACCTGCCCCGCCGCGCCGGCCTGCTCGACCGGGCGGCGCTGCGTACCGAGGCCCGTCGTTGCCTCGACCTGCTCGACCTTGACCTGGACCCCGACCTGCCGGTGTCGCGGCTGTCGGTGGCCCAGCTGCAACTGGTGGAGATCGCCAAGGCGTTGTCGGCGGACTCGACAGTGCTGCTGCTCGACGAACCGACCGCGTCGCTGACCAACGACGAGGCCGACCGGCTCTACGGCATCGTGCGTCGGCTGTCCGAGCGGGGTCATGCCACCGTGCTGGTCAGCCACAAGCTGGAGGAGGTCTTCGCGGTCGCCGACACGGTGACAGTGCTGCGCGACGGGCGCAGCGTCGCCGAGGCGGAACCCCTCGCCGACCACACCCGCGAGGAGATCGTCGACCTGATGGTCGGCCGGGCGTACCAGCAGGTGCACCTCGCCGCCCGGACCGTCGCGGCGGACGTCGAACCGGCGCTGGCCCTCGATGCCGTCGCCACCACCGCCGGCCACCACGACGTCAGCCTCGCCGTCCGCCCCGGTGAGATCGTCGGCCTGTACGGGTTGGTCGGTGCGGGCCGCAGCGAGCTGGCCAAGGCGCTGCTCGGTCTCGACCGGATCACCGCGGGGGAGGTGCGGGTACACGGCCGTCCGGCTCAGATCCGGGACGTGGGCGATGCCCTGCACCGGTACCGGATCGGCTACGTCACCGAGAACCGCAAGGAGGAGGGCCTCTTCCTCGACCAGACCGTGGCCCGCAACACGGCGGTGACGGTGTGGCGCAAGTTGGCCCGGCTGGGACTGGTCCGCGACCGCTCCGAGCGGCTGCTGGTCGACGAGTACGCCGATCGGCTGGGCATCCGACTCGCCTCGCCCGACCAGCACGCCGGTCAGCTCTCCGGCGGCAACCAGCAGAAGGTCAGCCTGGCCAAGTGGCTGGCGGCCGACTGCGACGTGCTCATCATCGACGAGCCCACCGTCGGCATCGACGTGCGCACCAAAGCCGCCTTCCACGAGTTGATCGCCGGCCTGGCCGCGCGCGGAATGGCCATCCTGCTGATCTCGTCGGACCTGCCGGAGATGGTCACCCTCGCCGACCGGATCGCGGTGATGCGGGAGTTCGCCATTGTTGGTGAACTGGACAACGACCACGACTACGACCGGATGAGTCAGTCGGTGATCCGGTTCATCCATGACGGGCAGGGGGTCGTCGCGTGA
- a CDS encoding aldo/keto reductase, with product MKATEPVTLGRTDVAVTRLGLGLAPIGGMFDAVGDEVAHATVEAAWDLGLRYFDTAPLYGCGLSERRAGAVLADKPRDAFTLSTKVGRLLVPDGGDRQEFWAEPADLTPQFDFSASGVRRSHTESLARLGLDRIDIAHIHDPDDHLAEAVAGAYPALAQLREAGEIGAVSAGMNQAPALVELAHAGDFDCFMLAGRYTLLDQSGLHELLPLAHAKGIAIIAAGVYNSGLLADPTPGAHYDYAPAAQGLLDRATAIRSVCERHGVPLRAAAIQFPLGHPAVASVVVGARDPEQIADNVAMFEWDVPGALWADLKAEGLLPSEVPTP from the coding sequence GTGAAGGCCACCGAACCAGTGACCCTGGGGCGTACCGACGTGGCGGTGACCCGGCTCGGGCTGGGGCTCGCCCCGATCGGTGGAATGTTCGACGCCGTTGGTGACGAGGTGGCCCACGCCACCGTCGAGGCGGCCTGGGATCTCGGGCTCCGATATTTCGACACTGCCCCGCTCTACGGCTGCGGCCTCTCCGAGCGGCGCGCCGGGGCGGTCCTCGCCGACAAGCCGCGCGACGCGTTCACCCTCTCCACCAAGGTGGGCCGGCTGCTCGTCCCCGACGGTGGTGACCGGCAGGAGTTCTGGGCCGAGCCGGCCGACCTCACGCCGCAGTTCGACTTCTCCGCCTCCGGAGTACGTCGTTCCCACACGGAGAGCCTGGCCCGGTTGGGGCTGGACCGGATCGACATCGCGCACATCCACGACCCCGACGACCACCTCGCCGAGGCGGTCGCCGGGGCGTACCCGGCGTTGGCCCAGTTGCGGGAGGCCGGCGAGATCGGCGCGGTCAGCGCCGGGATGAACCAGGCCCCGGCGCTGGTCGAGCTGGCCCACGCGGGCGACTTCGACTGCTTCATGCTCGCCGGCCGGTACACGCTGCTCGACCAGTCCGGCCTCCACGAGCTGCTGCCGCTGGCTCATGCGAAGGGGATCGCGATCATCGCCGCCGGCGTCTACAACTCGGGCCTGCTTGCCGACCCGACACCGGGCGCCCACTACGACTACGCCCCGGCCGCGCAGGGGCTGCTCGACCGGGCCACCGCGATCCGGTCGGTGTGCGAGCGGCACGGCGTGCCACTGCGGGCCGCGGCGATCCAGTTTCCGCTCGGGCACCCGGCCGTCGCCAGCGTGGTGGTCGGCGCCCGGGACCCGGAGCAGATCGCCGACAACGTGGCGATGTTCGAGTGGGACGTGCCCGGCGCCCTCTGGGCCGATCTCAAGGCCGAGGGTCTGCTGCCGAGCGAGGTGCCGACGCCGTGA
- a CDS encoding amidohydrolase family protein yields the protein MIIDAHHHLWTADYQWLAAPGLEAIRRDYTIADLVPQLNEAGVTATVLVEAGRCDAEETAEFLANAAITPRIAGVVGWTSLTDPAIAATLAGYRELPGATKLVGLRDQVQGVADPGHLARSDVRAALAAIGAAGLTFDLVVHVGQLTGCAEAARATPGTTFVLDHLGKPRIAAAGLAEWRTAVRDLAGCDNVVAKLSGLLTEAGPGWRVADIRPYVDIALELFGPHRLMAGSDWPVCDLVASYAEAWTAIDASLGELSATERADVLAGTAIRTYALEVGS from the coding sequence GTGATCATCGACGCGCACCACCACCTGTGGACCGCCGACTACCAGTGGCTGGCCGCACCGGGTCTGGAGGCGATCCGGCGCGACTACACCATCGCCGACCTCGTACCCCAGCTGAACGAGGCCGGGGTGACAGCCACCGTGCTGGTCGAGGCGGGCCGCTGCGACGCCGAGGAGACCGCCGAGTTCCTGGCAAACGCCGCGATCACGCCCCGGATCGCCGGCGTGGTCGGCTGGACGTCGCTCACCGACCCGGCGATCGCCGCCACCCTCGCCGGCTACCGCGAGCTGCCCGGCGCGACGAAGCTGGTCGGGCTCCGCGACCAGGTGCAGGGCGTCGCCGACCCCGGGCACCTGGCCCGCTCCGACGTCCGTGCCGCCCTCGCGGCGATCGGGGCCGCCGGCCTCACCTTCGACCTGGTCGTCCACGTCGGACAGCTGACCGGCTGCGCCGAGGCCGCGCGGGCCACGCCGGGCACCACCTTCGTCCTCGACCACCTGGGCAAGCCGAGGATCGCCGCCGCCGGCCTCGCCGAGTGGCGCACGGCGGTACGCGACCTGGCCGGCTGCGACAACGTCGTCGCGAAGCTCTCCGGGCTGCTCACCGAGGCCGGCCCCGGGTGGCGGGTGGCCGACATCCGGCCGTACGTCGACATCGCGCTGGAGCTGTTCGGACCGCACCGGCTGATGGCCGGCTCGGACTGGCCCGTCTGCGACCTCGTCGCCTCGTACGCCGAGGCGTGGACGGCGATCGACGCCAGCCTGGGGGAGCTGTCGGCCACCGAGCGGGCAGACGTCCTGGCCGGCACGGCAATTCGTACCTATGCACTGGAGGTTGGTTCGTGA